The Micromonospora sp. NBC_01740 genome includes a window with the following:
- a CDS encoding polysaccharide biosynthesis tyrosine autokinase gives MDLYRQLRLVRRHWWIVLLTVMVALGVTALVTVRAQPRYVASVTFFVTTPTQGVTDAYQGGLFLQQRVKSYAELLTSDRLAQSVVAEAPVGLTAEQVQRRVSTSTETGTVLLRASVTDTDQSRALKVTEVLSAQFVQLVQKVETTQDGKAGPIRIEIVSGPRVTPTPVSPQPVRNFAVGTLLGLLAGVGLAILRGVADVRLRDAAGLRRTTGSPLLGEIPFESTAKSEPLIVGAAANSARAEAVRKLRTNLRFVDVHEPARVIAVTSALQGEGKTTLSCNLAIALAEAGWRVLLVDADLRRPKVADYLGLDAGIGLTDVLVGDVQVGDVVQRWGDKSLLVLPSGSAPPNPSELLGSKAMADLLLALRESADIVIIDTAPLLAVTDGVVVAVQADGALLVSQQGRTSRSQVAQAARALNSVSVRLLGCVLNMAKVAKAEEYQYEAYRVVAAAATPEVPADATPSARHAERVDGVVSDRTQELTRLSR, from the coding sequence ATGGACCTGTACCGCCAACTCCGCCTCGTGCGCCGGCACTGGTGGATCGTGCTCCTCACCGTCATGGTCGCGCTCGGCGTCACCGCCCTCGTCACCGTCCGGGCGCAGCCCCGCTACGTCGCTTCGGTGACCTTCTTCGTCACCACGCCCACCCAGGGCGTCACCGACGCCTACCAGGGCGGCCTCTTCCTCCAGCAGCGGGTCAAGTCCTACGCGGAACTGCTGACCAGCGACCGCCTCGCGCAGAGCGTGGTCGCCGAGGCTCCGGTCGGGCTCACCGCCGAGCAGGTCCAGCGCCGGGTCAGCACCTCTACCGAGACCGGCACCGTGCTGCTGCGCGCGTCGGTGACCGACACGGACCAGAGCCGGGCCCTGAAGGTCACCGAGGTGCTCTCCGCCCAGTTCGTCCAGCTGGTGCAGAAGGTGGAGACGACCCAGGACGGCAAGGCCGGCCCGATCAGGATCGAGATCGTCAGCGGGCCCCGGGTCACCCCGACGCCCGTCTCGCCGCAGCCGGTCCGCAACTTCGCCGTCGGTACGCTGCTCGGCCTGCTCGCCGGCGTGGGCCTGGCGATCCTGCGCGGGGTCGCCGACGTCCGCCTGCGCGACGCCGCCGGACTCCGGCGCACCACCGGCAGCCCGCTGCTCGGCGAGATCCCCTTCGAGAGCACCGCGAAGTCGGAGCCGTTGATCGTCGGCGCGGCGGCCAACTCCGCCCGGGCCGAGGCGGTGCGCAAGCTGCGCACCAACCTGCGCTTCGTCGACGTGCACGAGCCTGCCCGCGTCATCGCGGTCACCAGCGCCCTGCAGGGCGAGGGCAAGACCACGCTCTCCTGCAACCTGGCGATCGCCCTGGCCGAGGCCGGCTGGCGGGTGCTGCTGGTCGACGCCGACCTGCGCCGCCCGAAGGTCGCCGACTACCTGGGGCTCGACGCGGGCATCGGGCTGACCGACGTGCTGGTCGGCGACGTCCAGGTCGGCGACGTGGTGCAGCGCTGGGGCGACAAGTCCCTGCTCGTGCTCCCGAGCGGCTCGGCGCCGCCCAACCCCAGCGAGTTGCTCGGCTCCAAGGCGATGGCGGACCTGCTGCTCGCCCTGCGGGAGTCCGCCGACATCGTCATCATCGACACGGCCCCGCTGCTGGCCGTGACGGACGGCGTGGTGGTGGCCGTGCAGGCCGACGGCGCGCTCCTGGTCTCCCAGCAGGGCCGCACCTCCCGCAGCCAGGTGGCGCAGGCCGCCCGTGCCCTGAACTCGGTCTCCGTCCGGCTGCTCGGCTGCGTGCTGAACATGGCGAAGGTGGCCAAGGCGGAGGAGTACCAGTACGAGGCCTACCGGGTGGTCGCCGCCGCCGCGACTCCGGAGGTGCCGGCCGACGCGACCCCGTCCGCCCGGCACGCGGAGCGGGTCGACGGCGTCGTCAGCGACCGTACGCAGGAACTCACCCGGCTGTCGCGATGA
- a CDS encoding arsenate reductase/protein-tyrosine-phosphatase family protein → MVDRVLFVCHANLCRSPMAEYVARRLLAGRAVTVASAGTDAVDDLPMHPHAADLAAETGGDPTDFRSRRLRPEHLAGATLVLTATRRQRSVCTALAPAALHRTFTLRQFGRLASAADPTTDPADGPLRAAVEAAARARGRLQPATGDADDLRDPIGGTSADFRRCAEEIERSMRPLAALIATAG, encoded by the coding sequence ATGGTCGACCGGGTGTTGTTCGTCTGCCACGCCAACCTGTGCCGGTCACCGATGGCCGAGTACGTCGCCCGTCGCCTGCTGGCCGGGCGCGCGGTGACGGTCGCCAGCGCCGGCACGGACGCCGTCGACGACCTGCCGATGCACCCGCACGCGGCGGACCTGGCGGCCGAGACCGGCGGGGATCCCACCGACTTCCGCAGCCGGCGGCTGCGCCCGGAGCACCTGGCCGGGGCGACGCTGGTGCTCACGGCCACGCGCCGCCAGCGCTCGGTGTGCACCGCCCTCGCGCCGGCCGCGCTGCACCGGACGTTCACCCTCCGCCAGTTCGGCCGGCTGGCCTCGGCCGCCGACCCGACGACGGATCCGGCCGACGGTCCCCTGCGGGCGGCGGTCGAGGCGGCCGCCCGCGCCCGGGGGCGGCTGCAACCCGCCACCGGGGACGCGGACGACCTGCGGGACCCGATCGGCGGCACCTCCGCCGACTTCCGACGCTGCGCGGAGGAGATCGAACGGTCGATGCGACCCCTCGCGGCGCTCATCGCGACAGCCGGGTGA
- a CDS encoding glycosyltransferase family 4 protein, translating to MRIGILSYHFPPEPAFIPGSLAEELAVRGHEVKVLTGFPDYPGGHVYPGWRQRWRYETHSERLTVRRVPRYSAGDGSLRGRMAGHLSFAGSATVTGRWFLADVDALYVHLPPANAFAAAGLLRLLGRVPTVVHVQDVWTEDEPVGAENGRWAGRIAAAMARVYRAADGIAVAAPSLRDRVVAAGVDPARVRVVLNWTDERIFHPARPSRAAHRLVRRDERCVVMHAGTIGARQGLETAVRAAAALDHTVDLVLVGSGADERRVRGLAADLRAENVRFVERRSPPDMPDLYAAADYQLVMLRDLPELRSTLPAKLQAAFSCAVPVVASAGGDTADLVERARAGLSCPPGDWASLADRFWLAATIPPPARADMGRRGREAYLREMSMSAGVERIERLLYEAAAGRPGAR from the coding sequence GTGAGGATCGGGATCCTGTCCTACCACTTCCCGCCCGAGCCGGCGTTCATCCCGGGCAGTCTCGCCGAGGAACTCGCCGTGCGGGGGCACGAGGTGAAGGTGCTGACCGGCTTCCCCGACTATCCCGGCGGCCACGTCTACCCGGGCTGGCGGCAGCGCTGGCGGTACGAGACCCACAGCGAGCGGCTGACGGTCCGGCGGGTCCCGCGCTACTCCGCCGGGGACGGGTCGCTCCGCGGCCGGATGGCCGGCCACCTGTCGTTCGCCGGCAGCGCGACGGTGACCGGGCGGTGGTTCCTGGCCGACGTCGACGCCCTCTACGTCCACCTGCCGCCGGCGAACGCCTTCGCGGCGGCGGGCCTGCTCCGCCTGCTGGGCCGGGTGCCGACCGTCGTGCACGTGCAGGACGTCTGGACGGAGGACGAGCCGGTCGGGGCCGAGAACGGGCGGTGGGCCGGGCGGATCGCGGCCGCGATGGCGCGGGTCTACCGGGCCGCGGACGGGATCGCGGTCGCCGCGCCGTCGCTGCGCGACCGGGTCGTCGCGGCGGGCGTGGACCCGGCCCGGGTGCGGGTGGTGCTCAACTGGACCGACGAGCGGATCTTCCACCCAGCCCGGCCCAGCCGCGCGGCTCACCGGCTGGTCCGGCGGGACGAGCGGTGCGTGGTGATGCACGCCGGCACCATCGGCGCCCGGCAGGGCCTGGAGACCGCGGTACGGGCGGCGGCGGCGCTGGACCACACCGTGGACCTCGTCCTGGTGGGCTCGGGCGCGGACGAGCGGCGGGTGCGGGGGCTCGCCGCCGACCTGCGGGCCGAGAACGTGCGCTTCGTCGAGCGGCGGTCCCCGCCGGACATGCCGGACCTGTACGCCGCCGCCGACTACCAGCTCGTCATGCTGCGGGACCTGCCCGAGCTGCGCAGCACCCTGCCGGCGAAGCTCCAGGCGGCGTTCTCCTGCGCCGTGCCCGTGGTGGCCTCCGCCGGCGGCGACACCGCGGACCTGGTGGAACGGGCCCGGGCGGGGCTCTCCTGCCCGCCGGGGGACTGGGCGAGCCTCGCCGACCGGTTCTGGCTGGCCGCCACCATCCCGCCACCCGCCCGGGCCGACATGGGCCGGCGCGGGCGGGAGGCGTACCTGCGGGAGATGTCGATGTCGGCGGGTGTGGAGCGGATCGAACGGCTGCTGTACGAGGCGGCTGCCGGGCGCCCCGGCGCCCGGTGA